A genomic segment from Synchiropus splendidus isolate RoL2022-P1 chromosome 18, RoL_Sspl_1.0, whole genome shotgun sequence encodes:
- the stk38a gene encoding serine/threonine-protein kinase 38 isoform X2, producing the protein MAMTGQSSCSSMSNHTKERVTMAKMTLENFYSNLIAQHEEREMRQQKLEKVMDQEGLADEEKRIRRSQHARKETEFLRLKRTRLGLEDFESLKVIGRGAFGEVRLVQKKDTGHVYAMKILRKADMLEKEQVGHIRAERDILVEADSLWVVKMFYSFQDKMNLYLIMEFLPGGDMMTLLMKKDTLTEEATQFYIAETVLAIDSIHQLGFIHRDIKPDNLLLDSRGHVKLSDFGLCTGLKRAHRTEFYKNLNHSLPSDLSKQTFQNMNSKRKAETWKRNRRQLAFSTVGTPDYIAPEVFMQNGYNKLCDWWSLGVIMYEMLIGYPPFCSETPQETYRKVMNWRETLTFPPEVPISEKAKDLILRFCCEEEHRIGAAGVEEIKSNPFFEGVDYDHIRERPAAIPIEIKSIDDTSHFDEFPESDILTPSAAQVSNHTEDLKNKDWVFINYTYKRFEGLTARGAIPSYMKSGKR; encoded by the exons ATGGCGATGACTGGCCAGAGCTCCTGTTCCTCGATGAGTAACCACACCAAGGAGCGGGTCACCATGGCCAAGATGACCCTGGAGAACTTCTACAGTAACCTGATCGCGCAGCACGAAGAGCGTGAGATGAG gCAACAAAAACTGGAGAAAGTCATGGATCAGGAAGGTCTGGCTGATGAGGAG AAACGTATCCGACGTTCACAACATGCGAGGAAAGAAACAGAATTCCTGCGTCTTAAACGCACTCGGCTGGGATTGGAGGATTTTGAGTCGCTGAAGGTGATTGGTCGAGGCGCATTTGGAGAG GTGCGCCTGGTCCAGAAGAAAGACACCGGTCACGTCTATGCAATGAAGATCCTTCGCAAGGCTGACAtgctggagaaggagcag GTCGGCCACATCCGCGCTGAACGGGATATCCTGGTGGAGGCGGACAGTCTTTGGGTGGTCAAGATGTTTTACAGCTTCCAGGACAAGATGAACCTTTACCTCATCATGGAGTTTCTCCCTGGAG GGGACATGATGACCCTTCTGATGAAGAAGGACACTCTGACCGAGGAGGCCACACAGTTCTACATTGCAGAGACGGTGCTGGCCATCGACTCCATCCACCAGCTGGGCTTCATCCACAGAGACATCAAACCAGACAACCTACTGCTGGACTCCAGA GGTCACGTGAAGCTGTCTGACTTCGGTCTGTGCACCGGGCTGAAGAGGGCTCACCGAACCGAGTTCTACAAGAACCTGAACCACAGTCTGCCCAGTGACCTCAGTAAGCAAA CCTTCCAGAACATGAACTCCAAGAGGAAAGCAGAAACATGGAAGAGAAACCGAAGGCAGCTG GCTTTCTCCACCGTCGGGACTCCAGACTACATTGCTCCCGAGGTCTTCATGCAGAACGGCTACAACAAGCTGTGCGACTGGTGGAGTCTGGGCGTCATCATGTACGAGATGCTGATCG GTTACCCTCCCTTCTGCTCTGAGACGCCTCAGGAGACGTACAGGAAGGTGATGAACTGGCGGGAGACTCTCACCTTCCCTCCAGAGGTGCCCATATCAGAGAAGGCCAAAGATCTCATCCTCAG GTTCTGCTGTGAGGAGGAGCACCGGATCGGTGCCGCCGGCGTGGAGGAAATCAAGTCCAATCCCTTCTTCGAGGGTGTGGACTACGATCACATCAG GGAGCGGCCCGCCGCCATCCCCATCGAGATCAAGAGCATCGACGACACCTCGCACTTCGATGAGTTCCCCGAATCAGACATCCTCACGCCCTCAG CCGCACAGGTGTCCAACCACACGGAGGACCTGAAGAACAAGGACTGGGTCTTCATCAACTACACCTACAAACGCTTCGAGGGTCTCACCGCCAGAGGGGCCATCCCGTCCTACATGAAGTCAGGGAAGAGATGA
- the stk38a gene encoding serine/threonine-protein kinase 38 isoform X3 yields the protein MAMTGQSSCSSMSNHTKERVTMAKMTLENFYSNLIAQHEEREMRQQKLEKVMDQEGLADEEKRIRRSQHARKETEFLRLKRTRLGLEDFESLKVIGRGAFGEVRLVQKKDTGHVYAMKILRKADMLEKEQVGHIRAERDILVEADSLWVVKMFYSFQDKMNLYLIMEFLPGGDMMTLLMKKDTLTEEATQFYIAETVLAIDSIHQLGFIHRDIKPDNLLLDSRGHVKLSDFGLCTGLKRAHRTEFYKNLNHSLPSDLTFQNMNSKRKAETWKRNRRQLAFSTVGTPDYIAPEVFMQNGYNKLCDWWSLGVIMYEMLIGYPPFCSETPQETYRKVMNWRETLTFPPEVPISEKAKDLILRFCCEEEHRIGAAGVEEIKSNPFFEGVDYDHIRERPAAIPIEIKSIDDTSHFDEFPESDILTPSAAQVSNHTEDLKNKDWVFINYTYKRFEGLTARGAIPSYMKSGKR from the exons ATGGCGATGACTGGCCAGAGCTCCTGTTCCTCGATGAGTAACCACACCAAGGAGCGGGTCACCATGGCCAAGATGACCCTGGAGAACTTCTACAGTAACCTGATCGCGCAGCACGAAGAGCGTGAGATGAG gCAACAAAAACTGGAGAAAGTCATGGATCAGGAAGGTCTGGCTGATGAGGAG AAACGTATCCGACGTTCACAACATGCGAGGAAAGAAACAGAATTCCTGCGTCTTAAACGCACTCGGCTGGGATTGGAGGATTTTGAGTCGCTGAAGGTGATTGGTCGAGGCGCATTTGGAGAG GTGCGCCTGGTCCAGAAGAAAGACACCGGTCACGTCTATGCAATGAAGATCCTTCGCAAGGCTGACAtgctggagaaggagcag GTCGGCCACATCCGCGCTGAACGGGATATCCTGGTGGAGGCGGACAGTCTTTGGGTGGTCAAGATGTTTTACAGCTTCCAGGACAAGATGAACCTTTACCTCATCATGGAGTTTCTCCCTGGAG GGGACATGATGACCCTTCTGATGAAGAAGGACACTCTGACCGAGGAGGCCACACAGTTCTACATTGCAGAGACGGTGCTGGCCATCGACTCCATCCACCAGCTGGGCTTCATCCACAGAGACATCAAACCAGACAACCTACTGCTGGACTCCAGA GGTCACGTGAAGCTGTCTGACTTCGGTCTGTGCACCGGGCTGAAGAGGGCTCACCGAACCGAGTTCTACAAGAACCTGAACCACAGTCTGCCCAGTGACCTCA CCTTCCAGAACATGAACTCCAAGAGGAAAGCAGAAACATGGAAGAGAAACCGAAGGCAGCTG GCTTTCTCCACCGTCGGGACTCCAGACTACATTGCTCCCGAGGTCTTCATGCAGAACGGCTACAACAAGCTGTGCGACTGGTGGAGTCTGGGCGTCATCATGTACGAGATGCTGATCG GTTACCCTCCCTTCTGCTCTGAGACGCCTCAGGAGACGTACAGGAAGGTGATGAACTGGCGGGAGACTCTCACCTTCCCTCCAGAGGTGCCCATATCAGAGAAGGCCAAAGATCTCATCCTCAG GTTCTGCTGTGAGGAGGAGCACCGGATCGGTGCCGCCGGCGTGGAGGAAATCAAGTCCAATCCCTTCTTCGAGGGTGTGGACTACGATCACATCAG GGAGCGGCCCGCCGCCATCCCCATCGAGATCAAGAGCATCGACGACACCTCGCACTTCGATGAGTTCCCCGAATCAGACATCCTCACGCCCTCAG CCGCACAGGTGTCCAACCACACGGAGGACCTGAAGAACAAGGACTGGGTCTTCATCAACTACACCTACAAACGCTTCGAGGGTCTCACCGCCAGAGGGGCCATCCCGTCCTACATGAAGTCAGGGAAGAGATGA
- the stk38a gene encoding serine/threonine-protein kinase 38 isoform X1, protein MAMTGQSSCSSMSNHTKERVTMAKMTLENFYSNLIAQHEEREMRQQKLEKVMDQEGLADEEKRIRRSQHARKETEFLRLKRTRLGLEDFESLKVIGRGAFGEVRLVQKKDTGHVYAMKILRKADMLEKEQVGHIRAERDILVEADSLWVVKMFYSFQDKMNLYLIMEFLPGGDMMTLLMKKDTLTEEATQFYIAETVLAIDSIHQLGFIHRDIKPDNLLLDSRGHVKLSDFGLCTGLKRAHRTEFYKNLNHSLPSDLTFQNMNSKRKAETWKRNRRQLAFSTVGTPDYIAPEVFMQNGYNKLCDWWSLGVIMYEMLIGYPPFCSETPQETYRKVMNWRETLTFPPEVPISEKAKDLILRFCCEEEHRIGAAGVEEIKSNPFFEGVDYDHIRERPAAIPIEIKSIDDTSHFDEFPESDILTPSGERPLLPAGVSVARQLMGRWCAAAAQVSNHTEDLKNKDWVFINYTYKRFEGLTARGAIPSYMKSGKR, encoded by the exons ATGGCGATGACTGGCCAGAGCTCCTGTTCCTCGATGAGTAACCACACCAAGGAGCGGGTCACCATGGCCAAGATGACCCTGGAGAACTTCTACAGTAACCTGATCGCGCAGCACGAAGAGCGTGAGATGAG gCAACAAAAACTGGAGAAAGTCATGGATCAGGAAGGTCTGGCTGATGAGGAG AAACGTATCCGACGTTCACAACATGCGAGGAAAGAAACAGAATTCCTGCGTCTTAAACGCACTCGGCTGGGATTGGAGGATTTTGAGTCGCTGAAGGTGATTGGTCGAGGCGCATTTGGAGAG GTGCGCCTGGTCCAGAAGAAAGACACCGGTCACGTCTATGCAATGAAGATCCTTCGCAAGGCTGACAtgctggagaaggagcag GTCGGCCACATCCGCGCTGAACGGGATATCCTGGTGGAGGCGGACAGTCTTTGGGTGGTCAAGATGTTTTACAGCTTCCAGGACAAGATGAACCTTTACCTCATCATGGAGTTTCTCCCTGGAG GGGACATGATGACCCTTCTGATGAAGAAGGACACTCTGACCGAGGAGGCCACACAGTTCTACATTGCAGAGACGGTGCTGGCCATCGACTCCATCCACCAGCTGGGCTTCATCCACAGAGACATCAAACCAGACAACCTACTGCTGGACTCCAGA GGTCACGTGAAGCTGTCTGACTTCGGTCTGTGCACCGGGCTGAAGAGGGCTCACCGAACCGAGTTCTACAAGAACCTGAACCACAGTCTGCCCAGTGACCTCA CCTTCCAGAACATGAACTCCAAGAGGAAAGCAGAAACATGGAAGAGAAACCGAAGGCAGCTG GCTTTCTCCACCGTCGGGACTCCAGACTACATTGCTCCCGAGGTCTTCATGCAGAACGGCTACAACAAGCTGTGCGACTGGTGGAGTCTGGGCGTCATCATGTACGAGATGCTGATCG GTTACCCTCCCTTCTGCTCTGAGACGCCTCAGGAGACGTACAGGAAGGTGATGAACTGGCGGGAGACTCTCACCTTCCCTCCAGAGGTGCCCATATCAGAGAAGGCCAAAGATCTCATCCTCAG GTTCTGCTGTGAGGAGGAGCACCGGATCGGTGCCGCCGGCGTGGAGGAAATCAAGTCCAATCCCTTCTTCGAGGGTGTGGACTACGATCACATCAG GGAGCGGCCCGCCGCCATCCCCATCGAGATCAAGAGCATCGACGACACCTCGCACTTCGATGAGTTCCCCGAATCAGACATCCTCACGCCCTCAGGTgagcgtccgctcctccctgctgGTGTTTCTGTTGCACGGCAGCTGATGGGTCGGTGGTGTGCTGCAGCCGCACAGGTGTCCAACCACACGGAGGACCTGAAGAACAAGGACTGGGTCTTCATCAACTACACCTACAAACGCTTCGAGGGTCTCACCGCCAGAGGGGCCATCCCGTCCTACATGAAGTCAGGGAAGAGATGA